In the Heteronotia binoei isolate CCM8104 ecotype False Entrance Well chromosome 13, APGP_CSIRO_Hbin_v1, whole genome shotgun sequence genome, one interval contains:
- the LOC132581458 gene encoding olfactory receptor 13H1-like: protein MNYSEMVVTEFILLGLSNHPVARAILFWIVLVIYLISLMANGLMIISIITDSHLHTPMYFFLSNLSFLDICYTSSSLPQVLVTLTTKRATISFVACMAQIHISLYLGTTECVLLAVMSYDRFVAICSPLHYTVIMSWRVCVQMAIGTWGIGFILTLIPTVIGPKRFCGSNVINHFTCEAQTVSKLICGDTHISDIVSFITGVLALIIPFAFILVTYLRIGQAVWQIRSDQGWSKALSTCSSHLIVVGIFYGSAMSMYLQPKSKYTSDGDKMVSLLYKAVTPMLNPLIYSLRNKDVKQALQKLFGGKQSGY, encoded by the coding sequence ATGAACTACAGTGAGATGGTGGTGACTGAGTTCATTTTGCTTGGTCTCTCCAACCATCCTGTAGCTCGGGCCATCCTGTTCTGGATTGTTCTGGTTATCTACCTCATCAGCTTAATGGCGAATGGTCTGATGATTATATCGATCATTACTGACTCCCACCTCCATACCCCCATGTACTTTTTCCTCAGCAACCTCTCCTTCCTGGACATTTGCTACACCAGTAGCAGCCTCCCACAGGTCCTGGTTACTCTCACCACAAAAAGAGCTACCATTTCCTTTGTGGCCTGCATGGCCCAGATACATATCAGCCTGTATCTAGGCACCACTGAGTGTGTCCTCCTGGCTGTCATGTCATACGACCGCTTTGTGGCCATATGCAGCCCACTGCACTACACAGTGATCATGAGCTGGAGAGTTTGTGTCCAAATGGCCATTGGAACATGGGGTATTGGCTTTATCCTGACCCTCATCCCTACAGTCATAGGCCCTAAACGATTCTGTGGCTCTAATGTCATCAACCACTTCACTTGTGAGGCCCAAACAGTTAGCAAGTTGATCTGTGGAGACACCCACATCAGTGATATTGTCTCTTTTATAACTGGTGTATTGGCCCTTATTATTCCATTTGCTTTTATCTTGGTGACATATTTGAGAATTGGCCAGGCAGTCTGGCAGATCCGTTCTGACCAGGGATGGAGCAAGGCTCTTTCTACCTGTAGCTCTCACCTAATTGTTGTTGGCATCTTCTATGGTTCAGCCATGTCCATGTACCTTCAACCAAAATCCAAATACACCTCTGACGGGGACAAGATGGTCTCTCTTCTCTATAAAGCTGTGACTCCCATGCTGAACCCTCTGATATATAGTctgaggaacaaggatgtgaaacAGGCATTGCAGAAACTCTTTGGAGGAAAGCAATCTGGATATTAA